One Micromonospora craniellae genomic region harbors:
- a CDS encoding cold-shock protein — translation MATGTVKWFNSEKGFGFIEQDGGGPDVFVHYSAIASSGYRELTEGQKVEFDVTQGQKGPQADNVRPM, via the coding sequence ATGGCAACCGGCACCGTGAAGTGGTTCAACTCGGAAAAGGGCTTCGGCTTCATCGAACAGGATGGTGGCGGCCCGGACGTCTTCGTCCACTACTCGGCGATCGCGAGCAGTGGCTACCGGGAACTGACCGAGGGCCAGAAGGTCGAGTTCGACGTGACCCAGGGGCAGAAGGGGCCGCAGGCGGACAACGTCCGACCGATGTGA
- a CDS encoding DedA family protein, whose amino-acid sequence MANQLAQVGELPVALLMAVLGVIMLFDAVPLFGVLVPGDVAILAAVAVGTPTTGLATFVSVIAGCLAGWSLTFLVGRRWGLDLRRSRFGDWVGESRWATAEAILRRNGGRLVLVAPFLPVFNALLPLAAGGLNMSYRRFLGFASLGAGAWAGLYLAVGTASRSLAGLLPSGASPMLVTMVGGLLLAALVLLGVRRRLREVTP is encoded by the coding sequence ATGGCGAACCAGTTGGCCCAGGTCGGGGAACTTCCCGTCGCCCTGTTGATGGCGGTGCTCGGGGTGATCATGCTCTTCGACGCGGTTCCGCTGTTCGGTGTCCTCGTCCCCGGCGACGTCGCGATCCTCGCCGCCGTGGCGGTCGGCACCCCGACCACCGGGCTGGCGACCTTCGTCTCCGTGATCGCCGGATGCCTGGCCGGATGGTCCCTGACCTTCCTCGTCGGCCGGCGGTGGGGCTTGGACCTGCGCCGCAGCCGCTTCGGCGACTGGGTCGGCGAGAGCCGCTGGGCCACCGCCGAGGCCATCCTGCGCCGTAACGGCGGACGGCTGGTGTTGGTCGCCCCGTTCCTGCCGGTGTTCAACGCGCTGTTGCCGCTCGCCGCCGGCGGCCTGAACATGTCGTACCGGCGCTTCCTCGGCTTCGCCTCGCTCGGCGCGGGCGCGTGGGCCGGGCTCTACCTGGCGGTGGGCACCGCGTCGCGGTCGCTGGCCGGACTGCTGCCCAGCGGCGCCAGCCCGATGCTGGTCACCATGGTCGGCGGCCTGCTGCTGGCCGCCCTGGTGCTGCTCGGCGTGCGGCGTCGGCTGCGTGAGGTCACACCCTGA
- a CDS encoding MBL fold metallo-hydrolase — protein sequence MTYSGEVTPGGPPAVRELDALTITKVSVGPMDNNAYLLRCRHTGEQVLIDAANEAPRLLELIGDGGLNTVVTTHQHMDHWVGLEEVVATTGARALVHADDAAGLPIEAQTLADEDTVPVGDCTLEVIHIKGHTPGSVALLYRDPAGTPHLWTGDSLFPGGVGNTDSDPARFAALIDDVEHKLFGRLPDETWFYPGHGRDSTLGAERPHLAEWRARGW from the coding sequence ATGACCTACAGCGGAGAAGTCACCCCCGGCGGCCCGCCGGCCGTACGCGAACTCGACGCCCTGACCATCACCAAGGTGTCGGTCGGTCCGATGGACAACAACGCGTACCTGCTGCGCTGTCGGCACACCGGCGAGCAGGTGCTGATCGACGCGGCCAACGAGGCGCCCCGGCTGCTGGAGCTGATCGGTGACGGCGGCCTGAACACCGTGGTCACCACCCACCAGCACATGGACCACTGGGTGGGGTTGGAGGAGGTCGTCGCCACGACCGGGGCCCGCGCGCTGGTGCACGCCGACGACGCGGCGGGCCTGCCGATCGAGGCGCAGACCCTGGCCGACGAGGACACGGTGCCGGTGGGTGACTGCACGCTGGAGGTCATCCACATCAAGGGGCACACGCCGGGCTCGGTGGCGCTGCTCTACCGCGACCCGGCCGGCACCCCGCACCTGTGGACCGGCGACAGCCTCTTCCCGGGCGGCGTCGGGAACACCGACAGCGACCCGGCGCGCTTCGCCGCGCTCATCGACGATGTGGAGCACAAGCTGTTCGGCCGCCTGCCGGACGAGACCTGGTTCTATCCGGGCCACGGGCGGGACTCGACGCTCGGCGCGGAACGCCCGCACCTGGCCGAGTGGCGCGCCCGGGGCTGGTGA
- a CDS encoding maleylpyruvate isomerase family mycothiol-dependent enzyme: MTTDPLLLTGDVTDATARLLRTAAGFDAADLAAPSLLPGWTRGHVLAHLCRNADGFANLLTSARTGEPIPQYTSAQARDADIEAGASRPPEEHLDDLRRSADRFAEAVAAMPVPAWAATVETRRGPWPAALLVWGRLRELEVHHVDLAAGYRPADWSPTFGHRLLHEVSTGFAGRDDAPPVVLRFDGAGHELVVGERAGAPVVTGPAAELAAWLTGRSTGTALTVTPDGDLPRPPEWI, translated from the coding sequence GTGACGACGGATCCCCTTTTGCTGACCGGTGACGTGACCGACGCCACCGCCCGGCTGCTGCGTACGGCTGCCGGTTTCGACGCCGCCGACCTGGCTGCACCGTCGCTGCTGCCCGGCTGGACCCGCGGCCACGTCCTGGCCCACCTCTGCCGCAACGCCGACGGATTCGCCAACCTGCTCACCTCGGCACGCACCGGCGAGCCGATCCCGCAGTACACCAGCGCGCAGGCACGCGACGCCGACATCGAGGCAGGCGCGTCCCGACCGCCCGAGGAACACCTGGACGACCTGCGCCGCAGCGCGGACCGGTTCGCCGAGGCGGTCGCGGCGATGCCGGTGCCGGCCTGGGCGGCCACCGTCGAGACCCGGCGAGGCCCCTGGCCGGCCGCCCTACTGGTCTGGGGACGGCTCCGGGAGCTGGAGGTCCACCACGTCGACCTGGCCGCCGGGTACCGGCCGGCGGACTGGTCGCCGACCTTCGGCCACCGGCTGCTGCACGAGGTGTCCACCGGGTTCGCCGGCCGCGACGACGCGCCGCCGGTGGTGCTGCGCTTCGACGGCGCCGGCCACGAACTGGTGGTGGGCGAGCGCGCGGGGGCGCCCGTCGTCACCGGTCCGGCCGCGGAACTCGCCGCCTGGCTGACCGGCCGCAGCACCGGCACCGCCCTGACCGTCACCCCCGACGGTGACCTGCCCCGCCCACCGGAATGGATCTAG
- the rsgA gene encoding ribosome small subunit-dependent GTPase A → MSITLTALGWDAERAAHLRRIRTDHRLGRVARVDRGVCTVLTEAGPVRATSGGAVLVAAAGDPTRLPAVGDWVLLGRWPDARVTVEAVLPRRTALVRRTAGKDAGDHLLAANLDVAAVVEAVHPAPDAARVERLLALAHESGARPLVVLTKTDLAADPVAVARQLATLAPGVPVLPVSAERGTGLEPLRAEVGPGRTLGLLGPSGAGKSSLVNALAGATVMPTQAIRRVDGKGRHTTTWRALVPLPGGGAVVDTPGVRAVGLLDGAAGLDRAFGDIAALAGECRYGDCGHEAEPGCAVQAALRDGELTARRWESWRRLHREIAHETRRRAARRSRRRGRLS, encoded by the coding sequence ATGAGCATCACGTTGACCGCCCTGGGCTGGGATGCCGAACGGGCGGCACACCTTCGACGGATCCGTACCGATCATCGTCTGGGCCGGGTGGCCCGGGTCGACCGTGGGGTCTGCACCGTCCTGACCGAGGCGGGGCCGGTGCGTGCCACCTCGGGTGGGGCGGTGCTGGTCGCCGCCGCCGGTGATCCCACCCGGCTGCCCGCTGTGGGTGACTGGGTGCTGCTCGGGCGCTGGCCCGACGCCCGGGTCACCGTGGAGGCGGTGCTGCCCCGGCGGACCGCGTTGGTCCGGCGGACCGCCGGCAAGGACGCCGGTGATCATCTGCTGGCCGCCAACCTGGACGTGGCCGCCGTGGTCGAGGCGGTGCACCCGGCACCCGACGCCGCCCGCGTCGAGCGGCTGCTGGCACTGGCCCACGAGTCGGGCGCCCGTCCCCTGGTGGTGCTGACCAAGACCGACCTGGCGGCCGACCCGGTCGCGGTGGCGCGGCAGCTCGCGACTCTCGCCCCCGGGGTGCCGGTGCTGCCGGTCAGCGCCGAGCGCGGGACCGGGCTGGAGCCGTTGCGCGCCGAGGTCGGCCCGGGTCGCACCCTCGGCCTGCTGGGGCCTTCCGGTGCGGGCAAGTCGAGCCTGGTCAACGCGCTGGCCGGGGCGACGGTGATGCCCACCCAGGCGATCCGGCGGGTGGACGGCAAGGGCCGGCACACCACCACCTGGCGGGCGTTGGTGCCGCTGCCCGGCGGCGGGGCGGTGGTGGACACCCCCGGGGTTCGGGCGGTCGGCCTGCTGGACGGCGCGGCCGGGCTCGACCGGGCCTTCGGCGACATCGCCGCCCTGGCCGGCGAGTGCCGGTACGGCGACTGCGGGCACGAGGCCGAGCCGGGCTGTGCGGTCCAGGCGGCGCTGCGGGACGGTGAGCTGACCGCCCGGCGCTGGGAGAGCTGGCGGCGGTTGCACCGCGAGATCGCGCACGAGACCCGTCGCCGCGCTGCCCGCCGGAGCCGCCGCCGGGGCAGATTGTCGTAG